In Myxococcales bacterium, a single genomic region encodes these proteins:
- a CDS encoding hybrid sensor histidine kinase/response regulator — MPPHTTTEPPRVESPDADPHRDARGALHDVSNALTVMLGWVSEARSPDASPESIAYALRIIEHRARDARDLARRAIGAEVPTGEQSDQLDGVLKDTIDSLAVEATRSGVRLSLDARTGLRIRFAGDLSQVVLNIVLNAMAHAPRGTDVVVMASKGEEEGQVNVDIEDRGPGVPAPRRDSIFEGDSKRKGGAGVGLPHARALARAAGGNVELVPSVAGACFRVTWATRDGAANVPRSTARELVLQGLGVLVIEDDADVIALLETALSARGAELSVARSRAQMDERLTARRIDAVLMDLSPIEEDIAGALATLRREAPDATLILITGAATPSIPDGIAGIRLVRKPFEVSEIVKVLLDRDD, encoded by the coding sequence GTGCCTCCGCACACTACGACCGAGCCGCCGCGGGTCGAATCGCCCGACGCCGATCCGCATCGCGATGCGCGCGGCGCCCTGCATGACGTCTCCAATGCGTTGACGGTCATGCTCGGCTGGGTGAGCGAGGCACGCTCACCCGATGCGTCGCCGGAATCCATTGCCTACGCGCTGCGCATCATCGAGCACAGGGCGCGTGACGCGCGCGACCTTGCGCGCCGGGCCATCGGCGCGGAGGTGCCCACCGGCGAGCAGTCGGACCAACTCGACGGAGTCCTCAAGGACACCATTGATTCGCTCGCCGTGGAGGCGACGCGGTCCGGCGTGCGCCTCTCGCTCGATGCGCGAACCGGTCTTCGCATTCGCTTTGCCGGCGACCTCTCGCAGGTCGTCCTCAACATCGTCCTAAACGCCATGGCTCACGCGCCGCGGGGCACCGACGTCGTGGTGATGGCGTCGAAAGGCGAGGAGGAGGGGCAGGTGAACGTCGACATCGAAGACCGCGGCCCGGGCGTTCCGGCGCCTCGCCGCGACTCGATTTTCGAGGGCGACTCGAAGCGCAAAGGGGGAGCCGGCGTCGGCTTGCCCCACGCGCGTGCGCTGGCACGCGCGGCCGGTGGCAACGTGGAGCTGGTCCCGTCGGTCGCTGGGGCGTGTTTCCGCGTGACCTGGGCGACGCGCGACGGCGCCGCCAACGTTCCCCGTTCGACGGCGCGGGAGCTGGTCCTCCAGGGCCTTGGCGTCCTGGTCATCGAGGACGACGCAGACGTCATCGCCCTCCTCGAGACGGCGCTTTCGGCCCGCGGCGCCGAGCTCTCGGTCGCGCGCTCAAGGGCTCAAATGGACGAGCGTCTCACGGCGAGGCGGATTGACGCGGTCCTGATGGACCTCTCTCCCATCGAAGAGGACATCGCCGGCGCGCTCGCGACGCTTCGGCGAGAGGCCCCCGACGCGACGCTCATTCTGATCACCGGTGCAGCGACCCCCTCGATCCCTGACGGGATCGCAGGCATTCGCCTCGTGCGAAAGCCCTTCGAGGTCTCCGAAATCGTCAAGGTCCTGCTCGACCGGGACGACTAA
- a CDS encoding polyprenyl synthetase family protein, translated as MQTSSPTESFGRFSARVASTVDTALRGWLDRRIARAASLHGDVGAVAGAIADLTLRGGKRLRPILTAVAYEAFAPGESFERIAPSLVALELLQSYLLTHDDWMDGDALRRGGASVHTALAERFGTAEAGAHAGILAGDLASAYATEALLETDVPPPALVEALREFAEMHHRVVLGQTLDVRSVCRESAEIERMHDLKTGSYTVRGPLRLGAALAGAPAAAREKLDAFAAPLGVAFQLSDDLLGAFGDERLTGKPAGSDFREGKRTAVVAALEAEGAAWAKRLQGAPALSAGDLGRLIEDAKRSGVRARVEARIDALEGAATAAVDALAVSQVGRHRLRAAAQVLIRREH; from the coding sequence ATGCAAACGTCGTCCCCCACGGAGTCCTTCGGGCGCTTTAGCGCTCGCGTCGCGTCGACCGTTGACACGGCGCTCCGTGGCTGGCTCGACCGCAGAATCGCGCGCGCCGCCTCGCTGCACGGTGATGTCGGCGCCGTCGCCGGTGCCATCGCCGACCTCACGCTTCGGGGCGGCAAGCGGCTGCGACCGATTCTCACGGCGGTCGCCTACGAGGCGTTCGCGCCCGGCGAGTCGTTCGAGCGAATTGCGCCGTCGCTCGTCGCCCTCGAGCTCCTTCAGAGTTACCTGCTCACGCACGACGACTGGATGGACGGCGATGCGCTCCGGCGCGGTGGCGCCAGCGTGCACACGGCGCTCGCCGAGCGCTTTGGAACGGCAGAGGCGGGCGCCCACGCGGGAATCCTCGCCGGCGATCTGGCCTCGGCTTACGCGACAGAGGCCTTGCTCGAGACCGACGTCCCGCCGCCGGCGCTCGTCGAAGCGCTCCGCGAGTTCGCAGAAATGCACCACCGGGTGGTTCTTGGGCAGACGTTGGACGTGCGGAGCGTTTGCCGCGAGAGCGCGGAAATCGAACGCATGCATGACCTGAAGACCGGGAGCTACACGGTGCGCGGACCGCTCCGGCTCGGCGCCGCGCTGGCGGGAGCGCCGGCCGCGGCCCGCGAGAAGCTCGACGCCTTCGCGGCGCCGCTCGGCGTGGCGTTCCAACTCTCCGACGATCTGCTCGGCGCGTTTGGTGACGAGCGGCTCACGGGGAAGCCTGCGGGGAGCGATTTTCGCGAGGGAAAGCGCACCGCCGTCGTGGCGGCGCTCGAAGCGGAAGGTGCAGCCTGGGCCAAGCGGCTCCAGGGCGCACCGGCGCTCTCCGCCGGCGACCTTGGGCGACTCATCGAAGACGCAAAGAGGTCCGGCGTTCGTGCGCGCGTCGAAGCGCGCATCGATGCCCTCGAAGGCGCGGCTACCGCCGCCGTCGACGCGCTCGCCGTCAGCCAGGTCGGCCGCCATCGACTCCGCGCCGCGGCTCAAGTCTTGATCCGGCGGGAGCACTGA
- a CDS encoding DUF971 domain-containing protein: MSDSREKALRLRSPRGAKTTEIDWGDGHKGVYPHEVLRGYCPCAGCQGHSGTISFVPAEGIALELDDIEKVGSYALRFTWFDGHASGIYSYKYLRSLCRCAECAAALSAHAPEKQAEKQG; the protein is encoded by the coding sequence ATGAGCGACAGCCGCGAAAAGGCCTTGAGGCTCCGCTCCCCGCGGGGCGCGAAGACGACCGAGATCGACTGGGGCGACGGCCACAAGGGCGTCTACCCGCACGAAGTGTTGCGCGGCTATTGCCCGTGCGCCGGCTGCCAGGGCCACTCGGGCACCATCTCGTTCGTGCCCGCCGAGGGCATCGCGCTCGAGCTCGACGACATCGAGAAGGTCGGTTCGTACGCGCTCCGCTTCACGTGGTTCGACGGTCACGCCTCGGGCATCTATTCGTACAAGTACCTTCGGTCGCTGTGCCGGTGCGCCGAGTGTGCGGCGGCCCTCAGCGCCCATGCGCCAGAGAAACAAGCCGAGAAGCAAGGGTGA
- the mvaD gene encoding diphosphomevalonate decarboxylase produces the protein MSREAVAVAHPNIALSKYWGKRDVPGNFPAVPSLSLTLRGLSTRTRVVFDERLAADELLLNGHATDGEPLTRVTGLLDRVRSAAGLAARARVESTNDFPTASGLASSASGFAALALAGASAAGLAWDLSLVSDLARRSSASAARSLYGGLVELPAGTAPLAEATILSARPVAPPEALDWRVVVCVTSEGQKAHGSTDAMRATALKSRLYGAWLALAPELHTSLLAALRRGDFAAAGELAEESALAMHGCALAAGFAYFQDSTTRAIEAVRALRRDGMPIFFTVDAGPHVKAFVMSRHAARAADALGAVPGVLRTITCEPGHGARLEGRSP, from the coding sequence ATGAGCCGCGAAGCCGTCGCCGTCGCGCACCCCAACATCGCCCTCTCGAAGTATTGGGGAAAGCGGGACGTTCCCGGAAATTTTCCCGCGGTGCCGAGCCTCTCGCTCACGTTGCGCGGCTTGTCGACGCGCACGCGCGTCGTCTTCGATGAGCGCCTCGCCGCCGATGAACTGCTCCTCAACGGGCACGCGACCGATGGCGAGCCGCTGACACGTGTGACGGGGCTCTTGGACCGGGTGCGCAGCGCCGCTGGCCTCGCGGCTCGGGCTCGCGTCGAGTCGACGAACGATTTCCCCACCGCGAGCGGGCTCGCCTCGAGCGCGTCGGGCTTCGCCGCGCTGGCGCTCGCCGGGGCGAGCGCCGCCGGGCTCGCCTGGGATTTGTCGCTCGTCAGCGATCTCGCTCGACGCAGTTCGGCGAGCGCCGCGCGAAGCCTCTACGGCGGGCTCGTGGAGCTGCCGGCGGGAACGGCGCCGCTCGCGGAGGCGACGATTCTGTCGGCGCGCCCCGTGGCGCCGCCGGAGGCGCTCGATTGGCGTGTCGTGGTCTGTGTCACCTCAGAGGGGCAAAAGGCCCACGGCTCGACCGACGCCATGCGAGCCACTGCGCTCAAGAGCCGGCTCTACGGAGCGTGGCTCGCGCTCGCGCCGGAGCTCCACACGTCGTTGCTCGCGGCGCTGCGGCGCGGCGATTTTGCCGCCGCCGGCGAGCTCGCCGAGGAGAGCGCATTGGCCATGCATGGCTGCGCGCTCGCGGCGGGCTTCGCGTATTTTCAAGACTCAACGACGCGCGCCATCGAGGCTGTCCGAGCTCTCCGACGCGATGGCATGCCGATCTTCTTTACCGTCGACGCGGGACCCCACGTAAAGGCCTTCGTGATGTCGCGTCACGCGGCGCGAGCGGCGGACGCACTTGGGGCGGTGCCCGGTGTGCTTCGAACCATCACCTGCGAGCCGGGCCACGGTGCGCGACTCGAGGGACGGAGCCCATGA
- a CDS encoding Crp/Fnr family transcriptional regulator, giving the protein MAKKKSSRDSSRASAPETVSSAEAQAAQGATKGATSASVEPPDSTNLAPAEQDRLIARFGRKVKAGEAIFREGEPGKEAFLLQDGRVRILKRVRLVDRSLHLVRPGDLFGEAALLEAGPRNATAVALVDGVVLALDPATLRSLVEHYPAIALRIVEQLVRRLREAEEQIEVVLLRDSQFKVATALLRLARRSTGSAEVAVSPVELSSRVGLDVDTVRRNVQRLREQEYVRIVGERVEIPDVEALRKLVQLLGTKDELVGDPGAR; this is encoded by the coding sequence GTGGCGAAGAAGAAGAGCAGCAGAGACTCGAGCCGCGCGTCGGCGCCCGAGACGGTGTCGTCGGCCGAAGCGCAGGCGGCACAGGGCGCCACGAAGGGAGCGACTTCGGCTTCCGTCGAGCCGCCGGATTCGACGAACTTAGCTCCCGCTGAGCAAGACCGGCTCATCGCCCGATTTGGGCGCAAGGTGAAAGCCGGCGAGGCGATCTTTCGCGAGGGCGAGCCCGGCAAGGAGGCCTTTCTCCTCCAGGACGGTCGGGTGCGAATCCTCAAGCGTGTTCGCCTCGTGGATCGAAGCCTGCACCTGGTTCGCCCTGGCGATCTCTTCGGCGAAGCGGCACTCCTTGAGGCCGGGCCTCGCAACGCCACCGCCGTCGCCCTGGTCGATGGCGTCGTGCTGGCCCTCGACCCCGCCACGCTTCGTTCCCTCGTCGAGCACTACCCCGCCATAGCCCTGCGCATCGTCGAGCAGCTCGTCCGCCGCCTCCGGGAGGCGGAAGAGCAGATCGAGGTCGTGCTCCTGCGTGACAGTCAATTCAAGGTGGCCACGGCGCTGCTTCGCCTTGCGCGTCGCTCGACGGGCAGCGCCGAGGTCGCCGTGTCGCCGGTGGAGCTTTCGAGCCGCGTTGGCCTCGATGTCGACACGGTGCGTCGGAACGTCCAGCGCCTGCGCGAACAAGAGTACGTGCGCATCGTCGGCGAGCGGGTCGAGATTCCCGACGTGGAGGCCCTCCGGAAGCTGGTCCAGCTCCTCGGAACGAAAGACGAGCTCGTCGGCGATCCCGGCGCGCGCTGA
- a CDS encoding helix-turn-helix domain-containing protein — protein MSLAEVARVTRIPVQTLMSIEGDRFDEMPGEVFVRGFLRSYARAVGVVPEEILARYSASRRVAVVTPLPVAAPVRVEKSRRFGVAIAFVLLLILFTLALSFVLKPRGHDLPAELSLSTEGLSGPTAFSTFG, from the coding sequence ATGAGCCTGGCCGAGGTGGCACGCGTCACGCGCATTCCCGTGCAAACCCTGATGTCCATCGAGGGAGACCGCTTCGACGAAATGCCCGGCGAGGTCTTCGTTCGCGGCTTCCTCCGCTCTTACGCCCGCGCCGTGGGCGTCGTGCCCGAAGAGATCCTCGCGCGCTATTCGGCGAGTCGCCGGGTGGCCGTCGTAACGCCGCTACCGGTCGCGGCTCCCGTTCGTGTCGAGAAGAGCCGACGCTTTGGCGTGGCCATCGCGTTTGTGCTGCTCCTCATTCTCTTTACGCTCGCGCTCTCGTTCGTCCTCAAGCCGCGAGGCCACGATCTTCCCGCGGAGCTCTCGCTCTCAACGGAAGGTCTCTCAGGCCCCACCGCTTTCTCGACGTTCGGGTGA
- the recO gene encoding DNA repair protein RecO — MRRIQDAALLLRSSPFGESDAVVTFLTQDSGKLSAVARGARKNSKRFGGALESLHTLRVELEDRGKELLTLKEASVVELRLALQQNLEGIEAVGVALRWARALCPPRTPERDAFDALTGLIASVDAGAAPRTELARVGLRLLVSTGFALELEQCVRCGRKCPDGRPAAIDVAQGGLVCSACGGARVVIPAALRRNAMAILRGDDLPLSPVDAEDLVRLVELALAAHGGIES; from the coding sequence GTGAGGCGCATCCAGGATGCGGCGCTCCTGCTTCGATCGTCGCCCTTCGGCGAAAGCGACGCGGTCGTCACCTTCCTGACGCAAGACTCAGGCAAGCTGTCGGCCGTCGCGCGCGGCGCCCGAAAGAACTCCAAGCGCTTCGGCGGCGCTCTGGAATCGCTCCACACGCTGCGCGTTGAGCTTGAGGATCGCGGCAAGGAGCTCTTGACGCTTAAGGAAGCGTCGGTCGTCGAGCTCCGCTTGGCGCTTCAGCAGAACCTGGAAGGCATCGAAGCGGTCGGCGTCGCCCTTCGGTGGGCCCGCGCCTTGTGCCCGCCCCGAACCCCCGAACGCGACGCCTTCGACGCCCTCACGGGACTCATCGCCTCGGTCGACGCGGGGGCGGCGCCGCGCACCGAGCTCGCGCGCGTCGGCCTGCGCCTGCTGGTCTCCACGGGCTTCGCCTTGGAGCTCGAGCAATGCGTCCGCTGCGGACGCAAGTGCCCGGACGGTCGGCCCGCCGCCATCGACGTCGCCCAGGGAGGGCTCGTGTGCAGCGCCTGCGGGGGCGCGCGGGTCGTGATCCCCGCGGCGCTACGCCGCAACGCCATGGCGATCTTGCGTGGCGACGACCTTCCGCTTTCGCCGGTTGACGCGGAGGACTTGGTTCGGCTCGTCGAGCTGGCGCTGGCGGCCCACGGAGGCATCGAATCATGA
- a CDS encoding tetratricopeptide repeat protein: MLLTFKHVALLFAAAALGCSPKAGSGGAGAQSPERQAEAEYDVARDLFFNRREPRQALDHALKAVELDDENPRVLYFVSNIYLSFCSTDAGFTSPDCRLADAESFARRAIKAEGSFRDAKNLLAVILTHQGKFPEAIALLEPLTRDPAYSASHLAWGNLGWAELQAGHVDAAIAALKNAVTQPKFCVGFYRLGMAFEKKGDLNRAEENLSSALSVDAEECKTLQAAWEARGRVRQSLGRAADARADFDRCRELAPGTKEGKQCAKALAQLGTGQLGAGGVKSPPVP, from the coding sequence ATGCTCCTGACCTTCAAGCACGTCGCGCTCCTCTTCGCGGCAGCCGCACTGGGCTGCTCGCCGAAGGCCGGCAGCGGTGGAGCGGGAGCGCAGAGCCCGGAGCGGCAGGCGGAGGCCGAGTACGACGTGGCTCGCGACCTCTTCTTCAATCGCCGTGAGCCCCGCCAGGCGCTCGACCACGCGCTCAAGGCCGTGGAGCTCGACGACGAGAACCCGCGCGTCCTCTACTTCGTGTCGAACATCTATCTCTCGTTCTGCTCCACCGACGCCGGCTTCACGTCCCCGGACTGCCGCCTCGCAGACGCGGAATCCTTTGCGCGCCGCGCCATCAAGGCGGAAGGGAGCTTCCGCGACGCAAAGAACCTCCTGGCGGTCATCTTGACGCATCAAGGAAAATTTCCTGAGGCCATCGCTCTCCTCGAGCCATTGACGCGCGATCCGGCCTACTCGGCGAGCCACCTGGCGTGGGGCAACCTCGGCTGGGCCGAGCTCCAAGCGGGCCACGTCGACGCCGCCATCGCAGCGCTCAAGAACGCCGTCACGCAACCGAAGTTCTGCGTCGGCTTCTACCGGTTGGGGATGGCCTTCGAAAAGAAGGGCGACCTGAATCGCGCGGAGGAGAACCTCTCGAGCGCCCTCAGCGTCGACGCGGAGGAGTGCAAGACGCTCCAAGCTGCGTGGGAGGCCCGAGGCCGCGTGCGCCAGTCACTCGGGCGCGCCGCCGACGCACGTGCAGATTTCGATCGCTGCCGGGAGCTTGCTCCGGGGACGAAAGAGGGCAAGCAGTGCGCGAAAGCGCTGGCTCAATTGGGGACGGGGCAGCTCGGGGCAGGGGGCGTGAAGTCGCCCCCGGTGCCGTGA
- a CDS encoding AI-2E family transporter: MALLGPKDEAKTLRWFTLVLCAGALATLVPFWAPLVLAAWLAILARPVFQKLTQRTGGRERAAGAILVVLGMGIFLPLSLATVSLLRGALELGESLVRSQGAKDALVALASGGERPGASSLPTSPEQILTLVREHGAQALRVASGIAGAAANVVVAFAVFFYAAYVFLVDGQELYDWARRHVPFEERVMTRLSSAFEETGRGLLFGVILTALVQAMICAVTYFALGVPRALVLGFLTFLAAFLPAGTALIWLPVTAGLFLAGRTKEAIILLVIAAVIVGTIDNVLRPVLARRGNLQLSAFVLLLAMLGGFAVFGGWGLILGPLVVRLAKEALVVLRERQDDAAEPMPRPASNADS, encoded by the coding sequence ATGGCCTTGCTCGGCCCGAAAGACGAAGCCAAGACGCTGCGCTGGTTCACGCTGGTGCTCTGCGCCGGTGCGCTCGCCACGCTGGTACCGTTTTGGGCCCCGCTCGTGTTGGCCGCGTGGCTCGCCATTCTCGCGCGTCCCGTCTTCCAGAAGCTGACGCAACGGACCGGCGGCCGCGAGCGGGCCGCTGGCGCGATTCTCGTCGTCCTCGGCATGGGGATCTTTCTCCCGCTCTCGCTCGCGACCGTATCCCTCCTCCGCGGCGCCCTCGAGCTGGGCGAGAGCCTTGTGCGCTCCCAGGGTGCGAAGGACGCGCTCGTCGCGCTCGCGTCGGGCGGAGAGCGCCCCGGCGCATCGAGCCTTCCGACATCACCCGAACAGATCCTGACCTTGGTCCGCGAGCACGGCGCCCAAGCGCTTCGCGTCGCGTCAGGCATCGCCGGCGCCGCCGCGAACGTCGTCGTGGCCTTCGCGGTCTTTTTCTATGCGGCGTACGTGTTCTTGGTCGACGGTCAAGAGCTCTACGATTGGGCGCGCCGCCACGTCCCCTTCGAGGAGCGCGTCATGACGCGGCTTTCGAGCGCCTTTGAGGAGACGGGCCGCGGCCTTCTGTTCGGCGTCATCCTGACGGCGCTCGTTCAGGCGATGATTTGCGCGGTCACCTACTTCGCGCTCGGTGTCCCGCGCGCCCTCGTGCTTGGCTTTCTCACGTTCCTCGCCGCCTTCTTGCCCGCCGGCACGGCGCTCATTTGGCTGCCCGTCACCGCAGGGCTGTTTCTAGCGGGCCGGACCAAAGAAGCCATCATCTTGCTCGTCATTGCGGCGGTCATCGTGGGCACCATCGACAACGTGCTGCGGCCCGTGCTCGCGCGGCGGGGAAACCTGCAGCTCTCGGCCTTCGTGCTTCTCTTGGCGATGCTCGGCGGGTTCGCCGTTTTCGGAGGTTGGGGCCTCATCCTCGGCCCGCTCGTGGTGCGCTTGGCCAAAGAGGCGCTCGTTGTCTTGCGCGAACGGCAAGACGACGCCGCGGAGCCGATGCCGCGCCCGGCCTCGAACGCTGATAGCTAG
- a CDS encoding hydroxymethylglutaryl-CoA reductase, degradative, whose translation MARTSRIPGFYKVTVAERRALVAEVTGTETIEMERAFDAGGLDAETADKFVENVLGTYALPFGVALNVRVNGADHVVPMVVEEPSVVAAASNAAKMVREGGGFVAEVDAPVMISQIQLVDVPDPDRAKMRILAARSELLALADGAVVGLVARGGGARDLEVRMLGTPADRMIVVHVLVDCRDAMGANLVNSVAEAVGDRLAELADAKLGLRILSNLCDKRCVRVRCSVEEDSLATDDMSGADVALGIEQASRFAELDPYRAATHNKGIMNGIDAVVIATGNDWRAVEAGAHAFAARTGKYLPLAVWRRQGRRLVGTLELPLALGTVGGTLRVHPAARLALRMVHVSGAGELACVAASLGLASNLAALRALATDGIQRGHMALHARSVALAAGAEGSLVERVASMIVEARDITLEAAKKAVELLSSKGDGARVVED comes from the coding sequence ATGGCTCGCACGTCGCGCATTCCCGGCTTCTACAAGGTGACCGTCGCCGAACGGCGCGCGCTCGTCGCCGAGGTCACGGGGACGGAAACCATCGAAATGGAGCGTGCCTTCGACGCCGGTGGCCTCGACGCTGAGACCGCCGACAAGTTCGTCGAGAACGTCCTTGGCACCTACGCGTTGCCCTTCGGCGTGGCCCTGAACGTCCGAGTGAACGGCGCCGACCATGTGGTGCCAATGGTCGTCGAAGAGCCCAGCGTGGTGGCCGCTGCGTCGAACGCCGCGAAGATGGTCCGAGAGGGCGGCGGCTTTGTCGCCGAGGTCGACGCCCCGGTCATGATCAGCCAGATCCAACTGGTCGACGTGCCCGATCCAGACCGCGCGAAGATGCGCATCCTCGCGGCGAGGAGCGAGCTGTTGGCCTTGGCCGATGGCGCCGTCGTCGGGCTCGTGGCGCGTGGCGGTGGCGCGCGCGATCTCGAGGTTCGCATGTTGGGCACCCCGGCCGACCGCATGATCGTCGTCCATGTCCTCGTCGACTGCCGCGACGCGATGGGCGCCAACCTGGTGAACTCGGTGGCCGAGGCCGTTGGCGACCGGTTGGCAGAGCTGGCCGACGCCAAGTTGGGGCTGCGCATTCTCTCCAATCTCTGCGACAAGCGTTGCGTCCGGGTGCGCTGCTCCGTGGAGGAGGACTCGCTCGCCACCGACGACATGAGTGGCGCCGACGTTGCGCTGGGCATCGAGCAGGCGTCGCGCTTCGCGGAGCTAGACCCGTACCGCGCCGCCACGCACAACAAGGGCATCATGAACGGCATCGACGCCGTGGTCATCGCCACCGGCAACGATTGGCGCGCCGTCGAAGCGGGGGCTCACGCCTTCGCAGCCCGCACGGGCAAGTACTTGCCGCTGGCCGTTTGGCGTAGGCAGGGGCGACGCCTCGTGGGCACGCTCGAGCTACCGCTCGCGCTCGGCACCGTTGGGGGCACGCTACGGGTTCATCCCGCGGCGCGCCTCGCGCTTCGCATGGTGCACGTCAGCGGCGCTGGCGAGCTCGCCTGCGTCGCAGCGTCGCTCGGCCTCGCATCCAACCTCGCCGCCCTTCGCGCCCTCGCCACCGATGGCATTCAGCGCGGCCATATGGCCCTTCACGCGCGCTCCGTCGCGCTCGCCGCCGGCGCCGAGGGCAGCCTCGTCGAACGCGTTGCGAGCATGATCGTGGAGGCGCGGGACATCACCCTCGAGGCTGCCAAGAAGGCCGTCGAGCTCTTGTCGTCGAAGGGCGACGGCGCACGGGTCGTCGAAGACTGA
- a CDS encoding carbohydrate kinase, with translation MKQRKDLLAFGEVLWDIFEVGPDVFHREVGGAPANVCVHVARLGGRSAVFGAVGRDAFGEALRGRLAQESVDCGGLVFRRERTGIAFVLRTKDGQPRFLFYRASTADMAYEVSNLPRALPTAAFALVGSSTLVRPKLRAATRTFAREARKSGANLVVDLNVRAHLWESATAIRDAVGGLVRGSALIKASSDDLEGLRVGSEKRALAWVSERAPGATILVTRGAADASAFVGTVEVTRVRGPTARCVAATGAGAAFLAGVIRVLAARGPASYRDARALRHAVSLGVRLGSRAVTQVGAIAADTRPLAAAADRAIFAR, from the coding sequence ATGAAACAGCGCAAGGATTTGCTGGCCTTTGGCGAGGTCCTTTGGGACATCTTTGAAGTAGGCCCCGATGTGTTCCATCGAGAGGTCGGCGGCGCGCCGGCCAATGTCTGCGTCCACGTCGCGCGTCTGGGCGGGCGTTCGGCCGTCTTCGGCGCCGTGGGCCGGGACGCCTTTGGCGAAGCTCTAAGAGGGCGCCTCGCGCAGGAGTCCGTTGACTGCGGCGGGCTCGTTTTCCGCCGAGAGCGAACGGGCATCGCCTTCGTTTTGCGGACGAAGGACGGGCAACCACGGTTTCTCTTCTACCGGGCATCGACCGCTGACATGGCCTACGAGGTGTCGAATCTCCCCCGGGCCTTGCCCACGGCTGCGTTTGCGCTCGTCGGCTCGAGCACCCTCGTTCGTCCCAAGCTCCGAGCAGCGACCCGGACCTTTGCGAGGGAGGCTCGGAAGTCCGGCGCCAACTTGGTCGTGGACCTCAACGTTCGCGCCCATCTGTGGGAAAGCGCTACCGCGATTCGCGACGCCGTTGGGGGCCTTGTCCGCGGCAGCGCGCTCATCAAAGCGTCCAGCGACGATCTCGAGGGGCTCCGCGTGGGCTCCGAAAAGCGGGCGCTCGCGTGGGTCTCGGAGCGGGCTCCCGGAGCCACGATCCTCGTGACGCGAGGGGCCGCCGACGCGAGCGCCTTCGTCGGCACCGTCGAGGTCACGCGCGTGCGCGGTCCCACGGCACGTTGCGTCGCCGCCACGGGCGCTGGCGCCGCCTTTCTCGCGGGCGTGATTCGCGTTCTGGCGGCCCGTGGGCCAGCGAGCTACCGCGACGCGCGCGCGCTTCGCCACGCCGTCTCGCTCGGCGTCCGCCTCGGTTCCCGGGCGGTCACCCAGGTGGGGGCCATCGCGGCCGACACGCGGCCTCTCGCGGCCGCCGCCGATCGCGCGATTTTCGCTCGCTGA